Proteins found in one Promicromonospora sukumoe genomic segment:
- a CDS encoding TIGR03621 family F420-dependent LLM class oxidoreductase: MSSHSPFRFGATVTHIESRATLQEQARRLEGEGWSTLLMRDHVGAPSMFAPLMSAAAATVDLRVGTLVANNGLHHPVRLAQEAATVDLLVDGRLELGLGAGWNRRESDLLGITHEASPQRVTRLHNSIATMKSAWAGDLRLPAADGTEGERAVLPGVQRPHIPLLIGGHGDAILALAAQEADIVGLNGLTVAGSTAKPTGVGYDAIADRVQFLRAHAGERMNVIELSTLALVTSIDGDTESTVRVVASGLQIAPTVVRDSPLVLVGSTSEVVDKLVAVREQLGISYIVVRDTAMHEMGPVVAELAGT; the protein is encoded by the coding sequence ATGTCATCGCATTCCCCGTTTCGCTTCGGCGCCACCGTCACCCACATCGAGTCTCGAGCCACTCTGCAGGAGCAGGCGCGCCGGCTGGAGGGCGAGGGATGGTCGACGCTGCTGATGCGGGACCACGTCGGCGCACCGTCGATGTTCGCACCACTAATGTCTGCCGCTGCCGCCACCGTCGACCTCCGCGTAGGCACCCTGGTCGCGAACAACGGCCTGCATCATCCGGTACGCCTCGCCCAGGAGGCCGCGACCGTCGACCTGCTCGTCGACGGCCGCCTTGAGCTCGGTCTCGGCGCCGGGTGGAACAGGCGGGAGTCTGACCTCCTTGGGATCACCCACGAAGCGTCGCCACAGCGAGTAACCCGCCTTCACAACTCGATCGCGACGATGAAGTCCGCATGGGCGGGCGACCTTCGGCTGCCCGCGGCTGACGGAACCGAGGGCGAGCGAGCTGTGCTCCCCGGGGTTCAACGGCCCCACATACCGCTGCTCATCGGCGGCCACGGCGACGCCATTCTGGCCCTTGCGGCTCAGGAGGCGGACATCGTCGGGCTGAATGGCCTCACGGTGGCCGGATCGACTGCGAAGCCTACCGGTGTCGGGTACGACGCCATTGCTGATCGTGTCCAGTTCCTGAGGGCGCACGCCGGAGAACGCATGAACGTCATCGAACTGAGCACGCTCGCACTGGTCACCTCGATCGATGGCGACACCGAGAGCACAGTGCGCGTTGTCGCGTCGGGACTTCAGATAGCACCGACCGTTGTGCGCGACAGCCCGCTGGTACTTGTCGGTTCGACGTCCGAAGTAGTCGACAAGCTGGTAGCTGTCCGCGAACAGCTGGGCATCTCCTACATCGTGGTCCGCGACACGGCGATGCACGAGATGGGCCCAGTAGTCGCGGAACTCGCCGGCACCTGA
- a CDS encoding TIGR03619 family F420-dependent LLM class oxidoreductase: MLPVSGPHASPANIATMAQAAERLGYDSLWTYERLLRPMAPLWPGPDGTLERAPEIYRTTYEPLQTLSHVAAITSRITLGTSILSALLHTPVVLARRLATLDQFSGGRVIAGFGQGSIPQEFATANVPWKRRGAGMDDMVAAVRAVWGPDPVEYEGRFYSIEASEINPKPFRGPIPIVIGAFTDAGIDRAARIADGITPVAMSLDAVTAQAARFRAGAERLDRDPTPLTVTAQSNTPMTAAPVRGDRPFLGGAPRQIAEDLEMLRGRGIDAVTFAFPSTEEIDVQIEMLDELRTLVPAR; this comes from the coding sequence ATGCTGCCCGTCTCAGGGCCGCACGCGTCACCGGCCAACATCGCCACCATGGCGCAGGCCGCCGAACGCCTCGGCTACGACTCCCTGTGGACGTACGAACGCCTGCTCCGCCCGATGGCTCCGCTCTGGCCCGGCCCCGACGGGACCCTCGAGCGTGCCCCGGAGATCTACCGCACCACCTACGAACCCCTGCAGACGCTGAGTCACGTCGCGGCGATCACCAGCAGGATCACTCTTGGGACCAGCATCCTCAGCGCACTCCTGCACACGCCTGTCGTGCTGGCCCGCCGTCTGGCCACGCTCGACCAGTTCAGCGGCGGCCGGGTGATCGCCGGGTTCGGGCAGGGCTCCATCCCCCAGGAGTTCGCGACCGCCAACGTGCCGTGGAAGCGCCGTGGGGCCGGCATGGACGACATGGTCGCGGCGGTCCGCGCGGTCTGGGGCCCCGACCCCGTCGAGTACGAGGGCCGGTTCTACTCGATCGAGGCCTCCGAGATCAATCCCAAGCCGTTCCGCGGCCCCATCCCCATCGTCATCGGGGCCTTCACCGATGCCGGGATCGACCGCGCGGCCCGTATCGCCGACGGCATCACGCCCGTGGCCATGTCGCTGGACGCCGTCACGGCGCAGGCCGCCAGGTTCCGCGCGGGCGCCGAACGGCTCGATCGGGACCCGACCCCCTTGACGGTGACGGCTCAGTCGAACACCCCGATGACGGCCGCGCCGGTCAGGGGTGACCGCCCGTTCCTCGGGGGCGCCCCGCGACAGATCGCCGAGGACCTCGAGATGCTGCGCGGACGGGGCATCGACGCGGTAACGTTCGCGTTCCCGTCGACGGAGGAGATCGACGTCCAGATCGAGATGCTGGACGAGCTCCGCACCCTGGTACCGGCGCGCTGA
- a CDS encoding nuclear transport factor 2 family protein, with protein sequence MTADPALSSPTDQPSTSLARTAMEEMFAAWGAGATPEELAERFHEDVDCFIPGDTETVPWIGRKVGRAGIAEHFAQLAEGVTTEAWEVDTIMTHGNRAVMLGSFRPRVIATDRVIESEYAVDVAVDEAGLITRYHMLEDSWAVSEAARP encoded by the coding sequence ATGACCGCCGACCCAGCCCTTTCGAGCCCGACCGACCAGCCGAGCACCTCGCTGGCCCGCACTGCGATGGAAGAGATGTTCGCCGCGTGGGGCGCCGGGGCGACGCCGGAGGAACTGGCCGAACGCTTCCACGAGGATGTCGACTGCTTCATCCCCGGCGACACCGAGACCGTGCCCTGGATCGGCCGGAAGGTCGGCCGGGCGGGGATCGCCGAGCACTTCGCTCAGCTCGCCGAGGGCGTCACGACCGAAGCCTGGGAAGTCGACACGATCATGACCCACGGCAACCGTGCCGTGATGCTGGGCAGCTTCCGCCCCCGGGTGATCGCCACCGACCGCGTCATCGAGAGTGAGTACGCCGTCGATGTCGCGGTCGACGAGGCCGGACTCATCACCCGCTACCACATGCTCGAGGACAGCTGGGCCGTCTCGGAGGCGGCCCGGCCGTAA
- a CDS encoding SDR family NAD(P)-dependent oxidoreductase, whose translation MGQLTGKTALVTGASTGIGLATAERFIAEGARVYLTGRRKQSLEAAVQALGDRAIAIQNDVSDLDDLDRLFRRIADDGNRLDILFANAGGGEADQPLESLTPEAFDHTFGINVRGTAFTVQKALPLLNDGGSIVLTGSSSASRGVVGFGVYSATKAALRQFGRVWAAELAPRGLRVNTVVPGPTDTPGLRGLAKNPGQADAMLDGMAGSTPLGRAADPAEIANAVLFLASDQSSFITGSELFVDGGEVQVYP comes from the coding sequence ATGGGACAGCTCACCGGCAAGACCGCCCTGGTGACCGGCGCGAGCACGGGCATCGGGCTCGCCACCGCCGAGCGCTTCATCGCCGAGGGTGCGCGCGTCTACCTCACCGGCCGCCGCAAGCAGAGTCTTGAAGCTGCCGTCCAGGCGTTGGGCGACAGGGCGATTGCGATCCAGAACGACGTCTCTGACCTCGACGACCTCGACAGGCTGTTCCGGCGGATCGCTGACGACGGGAACCGGCTCGACATCCTCTTCGCGAACGCGGGCGGCGGCGAGGCTGACCAGCCCCTGGAATCGCTCACTCCTGAAGCCTTCGACCACACCTTCGGGATCAACGTGCGAGGAACCGCCTTCACGGTCCAGAAAGCGCTTCCGCTGCTGAACGATGGCGGGAGCATCGTGCTCACGGGCTCCAGCTCGGCGAGCCGCGGCGTCGTCGGCTTTGGTGTCTACTCCGCCACGAAGGCGGCCCTGCGGCAGTTCGGGCGGGTCTGGGCCGCTGAGCTCGCGCCCCGCGGCTTACGCGTCAACACCGTGGTGCCCGGACCCACCGACACCCCCGGGCTCCGCGGACTTGCCAAGAACCCAGGACAGGCGGACGCGATGCTCGACGGCATGGCCGGGAGCACACCCCTGGGCCGTGCCGCTGATCCCGCCGAGATCGCCAACGCCGTCCTCTTCCTGGCCTCCGACCAGTCCAGCTTCATCACCGGCAGCGAACTGTTCGTGGACGGCGGCGAGGTGCAGGTCTACCCATGA
- a CDS encoding TetR/AcrR family transcriptional regulator: MARPRQFDEEAVLRAVCDQFWDAGYAATSLQDLMRVSGLGKGSIYAAFGDKHELFLRVLRRYVASLERTLRRSVDLTPRALDALRFFVMMPVGDPEGVAARRGCLLANSTTELASADPVVAAEARQAYEGMTAVLADGVRSAQAQGDLSPSADPVGTARALLAAQQGLTFMGRTGMDVGTLAATARSLAAQLLPTPGDGHRS, translated from the coding sequence ATGGCGAGACCCCGACAGTTCGACGAGGAGGCAGTGCTGCGCGCGGTGTGCGACCAGTTCTGGGACGCGGGATACGCCGCGACCTCGCTGCAGGACCTCATGCGGGTCAGCGGCCTGGGCAAGGGCAGCATCTACGCCGCCTTCGGCGACAAGCACGAGCTGTTCCTCCGGGTGCTGCGCCGGTACGTGGCGTCGCTCGAGCGCACGCTGCGCCGGTCGGTCGACTTGACCCCGCGGGCGCTCGACGCACTGCGCTTCTTCGTGATGATGCCGGTCGGAGACCCCGAGGGCGTGGCCGCCCGACGTGGCTGCCTGCTCGCCAACAGCACCACAGAGCTGGCGTCCGCCGATCCCGTCGTCGCTGCCGAAGCGCGACAGGCGTACGAGGGCATGACGGCGGTGCTCGCCGACGGCGTGCGCAGCGCGCAGGCCCAGGGCGACCTGAGCCCCTCCGCCGACCCGGTCGGCACCGCCCGTGCACTCCTGGCAGCACAGCAAGGCCTGACCTTCATGGGACGCACCGGCATGGACGTCGGAACGCTGGCAGCGACTGCCCGTTCGCTCGCGGCCCAGCTCCTCCCCACCCCCGGAGACGGTCACAGGAGCTGA
- a CDS encoding MarR family winged helix-turn-helix transcriptional regulator: MVGANEVRWLSPEENDAWMSLSWLMIRLPGEIDAQLQRDSGITFFEYVVLGSLSMSPGRRMTMTALAEYANGSLSRLSNVAKRLEQRGWLVREPAADNGRVTEATLTDAGMSVVEQAAPGHVETVRRFVFDALSADQVTDLRDIGRQIAVQVDPQRSWPPNAGRAAP, translated from the coding sequence GTGGTCGGCGCGAACGAGGTGCGATGGCTCTCCCCGGAGGAGAACGACGCCTGGATGTCCCTGTCCTGGCTGATGATCAGGCTTCCGGGTGAGATCGACGCGCAGCTGCAGCGGGACAGCGGCATCACCTTCTTCGAGTACGTCGTTCTCGGTTCCTTGTCCATGTCGCCCGGTCGGCGGATGACGATGACGGCGCTGGCGGAGTATGCCAACGGGTCTCTGTCGCGGCTCTCCAACGTGGCCAAGCGCCTCGAGCAGCGCGGCTGGCTTGTCCGTGAGCCGGCGGCGGACAACGGTCGCGTCACCGAGGCGACGCTCACCGACGCCGGGATGTCCGTGGTCGAACAGGCCGCCCCCGGTCATGTCGAGACGGTGCGACGGTTCGTCTTCGACGCGCTCAGCGCCGACCAGGTGACTGACCTGCGCGACATCGGCCGCCAGATCGCCGTCCAGGTCGATCCGCAGCGCTCCTGGCCGCCGAACGCCGGGCGCGCCGCGCCGTAG